TTGGTTAACACGCGAAAGGCGGACCCGCTTCCCGTACGGGAAGTGAGGTCCGCCTCGCGAAAGCTTCCGGTCAGGTGCCTCAGGCGACCGGAACGATGTTCACGACCTTGCGGCCACGGTGGGTGCCGAACTGCACCGAACCGGCCTCCAGCGCGAACAGCGTGTCGTCGCCGCCACGGCCGACGCCCGCGCCGGGGTGGAAGTGGGTGCCACGCTGGCGGACCAGGATCTCACCCGCGTTGACGACCTGACCGCCGAAGCGCTTCACGCCGAGCCGCTGGGCATTGGAGTCGCGACCGTTCCGGGTGGACGATGCGCCCTTCTTGTGTGCCATGTCTCCTCAGTCCCTTACTTCGCAGCCGCGGGGATCTCAGTGACCTTG
This window of the Streptomyces sp. NBC_01275 genome carries:
- the rpmA gene encoding 50S ribosomal protein L27, whose product is MAHKKGASSTRNGRDSNAQRLGVKRFGGQVVNAGEILVRQRGTHFHPGAGVGRGGDDTLFALEAGSVQFGTHRGRKVVNIVPVA